A single region of the Stenotrophomonas sp. Marseille-Q4652 genome encodes:
- a CDS encoding Glu/Leu/Phe/Val dehydrogenase dimerization domain-containing protein, which translates to MLFETLATSGHEQVVFCHNPDAGLRAIIAIHNTTLGPALGGVRMRPYASTEEALADALHLSRTMTYKNALAGLNVGGGKAVIIGDPRTDKTEVLFRAFGRHVDALGGRYITAEDVGTDVNDMEHIYLESEYVTGVHQVHGGSGDPAPFTAYGALQGLMAAMAHKLGHEEVGKTSIAVQGLGHIGMELVKLLRDRGARLYVADLDQSLVQRAVSEYGAEAVRPEDILDVQADIFAPCALEGALTMDALSRLKVKIICGTANNQLASPEVGDELHRRGILHAPDYAVNSGGVMNVSLEIDGYNRERAMRLIRSIYHTLGRIFEQSAREDISPQRMADRMAEARIQSIGKLKMPMGRTRPRMGSLRGE; encoded by the coding sequence ATGCTTTTCGAGACCCTCGCCACCTCCGGCCACGAACAGGTCGTGTTCTGCCACAACCCCGATGCCGGACTGCGCGCGATCATCGCCATCCACAACACCACGCTGGGCCCGGCGCTGGGCGGCGTGCGCATGCGTCCCTACGCCAGCACGGAGGAGGCGCTGGCCGATGCGCTGCATCTCAGCCGCACGATGACCTACAAGAACGCACTTGCCGGCCTCAATGTCGGTGGCGGCAAGGCGGTGATCATCGGCGACCCCCGCACCGACAAGACCGAGGTGCTGTTCCGTGCCTTCGGCCGCCATGTCGATGCACTGGGTGGCCGCTACATCACCGCCGAGGATGTCGGCACCGACGTCAACGACATGGAACACATCTACCTGGAGAGCGAGTACGTCACCGGCGTGCACCAGGTGCATGGCGGCTCCGGCGACCCGGCCCCGTTCACTGCCTATGGCGCGCTGCAGGGCCTGATGGCCGCGATGGCGCACAAACTCGGCCATGAGGAAGTCGGCAAGACCAGCATCGCGGTGCAGGGCCTGGGCCACATCGGCATGGAGCTGGTGAAGCTGCTGCGCGACCGTGGCGCCAGGCTCTACGTCGCCGACCTGGACCAGTCCCTCGTGCAGCGCGCGGTGAGCGAATACGGCGCCGAGGCGGTCAGGCCCGAGGATATCCTCGACGTGCAGGCCGACATCTTCGCCCCGTGTGCGCTCGAGGGTGCGCTGACCATGGACGCGCTGTCGCGGCTGAAGGTGAAGATCATCTGCGGCACCGCCAACAACCAGCTGGCCAGCCCGGAAGTCGGCGACGAACTGCATCGCCGCGGCATCCTGCACGCGCCCGATTACGCGGTGAATTCCGGCGGCGTCATGAACGTGTCGCTGGAGATCGACGGCTACAACCGCGAGCGCGCGATGCGCCTGATCCGCAGCATCTACCACACGCTGGGCCGCATTTTCGAGCAGTCCGCGCGCGAGGACATATCGCCGCAGCGCATGGCCGACCGCATGGCCGAAGCGCGCATCCAGTCCATCGGCAAGCTGAAGATGCCGATGGGCCGCACCCGGCCGCGCATGGGCAGCCTGCGGGGCGAGTGA
- a CDS encoding M14 family metallocarboxypeptidase: protein MTAFAFYPIGTPGQPWGEAERAQWLARQRVQRSYVGEVVSRIDALRDRFDVVQYGNLDYPSGSYPLLAIRSRDWNAQLPTALVTGGVHGYETSGVHGALQFVEDHGQAYAGRTNLLVAPCVSPWGYERIQRWNALALDPNRSFVADSPAPESAALMALVASVQGPFLMHVDLHETTDTDESEFRPALAARDGKPFVPGGIPDGFYLVDDSGNRQPAFQQAVITAVEQVTHIAPADNEGQIIGSPVVAHGVIEYPLKALGLCASVSGARYTTTTEVYPDSPSATPEQCNQAQVAAVRAGLDYALAHP, encoded by the coding sequence ATGACGGCTTTCGCGTTCTATCCCATCGGCACTCCCGGCCAGCCCTGGGGCGAGGCGGAGCGCGCGCAGTGGCTGGCGCGGCAGCGGGTGCAGCGCAGCTACGTCGGCGAGGTCGTGAGCCGCATCGACGCGCTGCGCGACCGCTTCGATGTGGTGCAGTACGGCAACTTGGACTATCCCTCCGGCAGCTATCCGTTGCTGGCCATCCGCAGCCGCGACTGGAACGCGCAATTGCCGACGGCGCTGGTGACCGGCGGCGTGCATGGCTACGAAACCAGCGGCGTGCACGGTGCGCTGCAGTTCGTCGAGGACCACGGCCAGGCCTATGCCGGCCGCACCAACCTGCTGGTTGCCCCCTGCGTCAGTCCGTGGGGCTATGAGCGCATCCAGCGCTGGAACGCGCTGGCGCTCGACCCCAACCGCTCCTTCGTCGCCGACAGCCCGGCCCCGGAGTCGGCCGCGCTGATGGCACTGGTTGCCTCGGTTCAAGGTCCGTTCCTGATGCACGTGGACCTGCACGAAACCACCGATACCGACGAAAGCGAGTTCCGGCCGGCGCTGGCCGCGCGTGACGGCAAGCCCTTCGTGCCAGGTGGGATTCCCGATGGCTTCTATCTGGTCGACGACAGCGGCAACCGGCAGCCGGCGTTCCAGCAGGCGGTGATCACCGCGGTCGAGCAGGTCACCCATATCGCCCCGGCTGATAACGAAGGCCAGATCATTGGCTCGCCGGTGGTCGCCCATGGCGTCATCGAGTACCCGCTCAAGGCGCTGGGCCTGTGTGCCAGCGTCAGCGGCGCGCGCTACACGACCACTACCGAGGTCTATCCCGACAGCCCGTCGGCCACGCCGGAGCAGTGCAACCAGGCGCAGGTGGCCGCGGTGCGCGCTGGCCTGGACTACGCGCTCGCCCATCCCTGA
- the sstT gene encoding serine/threonine transporter SstT, translated as MPASPALFRRPGLVAQIVIGLVAGIVLALLSPRAGAAVGLLGTIFVSALKAVAPVLVLVLVAASVATHRHGEKTGIKPVLALYLVGTVLAALIGVAASFMFPTVLDLRAPAEASLAPPGGIGEVLRTLVLKIFDNPVNALVQGNYIGLLAWGAGLGFALRHATEGTRQALADLATAITWLVRLVIRLAPLGVFGIVASVLAESGLGALQAYAQLLGVLVGAMLFVALVANPLIVFAVTRRNPYPLVLTCLRESGITAFFTRSSAANIPVNLELCRKLGLDEETYSIAIPLGATINMAGAAITISVLSLAAVHTLGIPVDLPTALLLSVVAAIGACGASGVPGGSLLLIPLACGLFGISDDIAMQVVAIGFIVGVVQDSAETALNSSTDVVFVAAVSRREADRASAG; from the coding sequence ATGCCCGCTTCTCCCGCGTTGTTCCGCCGTCCCGGCCTGGTGGCCCAGATCGTCATCGGCCTGGTGGCCGGCATCGTGCTGGCGCTGCTGTCGCCGCGCGCCGGTGCCGCCGTTGGCCTGCTGGGCACGATCTTCGTGTCCGCGCTGAAGGCGGTGGCCCCGGTCCTGGTGCTGGTGCTGGTCGCTGCATCGGTCGCAACCCACCGCCATGGCGAGAAGACCGGGATCAAACCGGTGCTGGCGTTGTACCTGGTCGGCACCGTCCTGGCCGCGCTGATCGGCGTGGCGGCCAGCTTCATGTTCCCCACCGTGCTGGACCTGCGCGCGCCGGCCGAAGCCAGCCTCGCCCCGCCCGGGGGGATTGGCGAGGTGCTGCGGACGCTGGTGCTGAAGATCTTCGACAACCCGGTCAACGCGCTGGTGCAGGGCAACTACATCGGCTTGCTGGCATGGGGCGCGGGCCTGGGCTTTGCGCTGCGCCATGCCACCGAGGGCACCCGCCAGGCACTGGCTGACCTGGCCACCGCGATCACCTGGCTGGTTCGGCTGGTGATCCGGCTGGCGCCGTTGGGCGTATTCGGCATCGTCGCCTCGGTGCTGGCCGAATCCGGCCTCGGCGCGTTGCAGGCCTACGCGCAGCTGCTGGGCGTGCTGGTCGGGGCGATGCTGTTCGTGGCCCTGGTTGCCAATCCGCTGATCGTGTTCGCAGTCACCCGGCGCAACCCGTATCCGCTGGTGCTGACCTGCCTGCGCGAAAGCGGCATCACCGCTTTCTTCACCCGCTCATCGGCGGCCAACATCCCGGTCAACCTCGAGCTGTGCCGAAAGCTCGGCTTGGACGAGGAAACCTATTCGATCGCGATCCCGCTCGGCGCCACGATCAACATGGCCGGCGCGGCGATCACCATCTCGGTGCTGAGCCTGGCCGCGGTGCATACCCTTGGCATCCCGGTGGACCTGCCCACGGCACTGCTGCTGAGCGTGGTGGCGGCCATCGGCGCCTGCGGTGCCTCCGGCGTGCCGGGCGGCTCGCTGCTGCTGATCCCGCTGGCCTGCGGCCTGTTCGGCATCAGCGATGACATCGCCATGCAGGTGGTGGCCATCGGCTTCATCGTCGGCGTGGTGCAGGACTCGGCCGAGACCGCGCTCAATTCCTCCACCGACGTGGTGTTCGTGGCGGCGGTCAGCCGCCGCGAGGCCGACAGGGCCAGCGCCGGTTGA
- a CDS encoding LysR family transcriptional regulator ArgP → MRLDHAQLRALAAVVREGGFERAAQSLNVTASAVSQRIKALEERVGHLLVKRSTPAEATAEGRVLVQLAEQMALLEHDALHRMGVAEEDLPRASIPVAVNHDSLETWFPEAAIRFSHSTGTTLDLHTEDQDHTVALLRQGAVLGAVTTLSEPVQGCQIHPLGSIRYVATCTPEFHARHFARGVNAQSLAQAPVLVFNRKDDLQARHARRLAGSEQPLNAPTWWIPSTRAFVQANLGGLGWTMNPLPLVRRHLESGRLVYVKQRVWEDVPLYWQHWKGEVNSMGLLTRAVLEAASTLVRRRR, encoded by the coding sequence ATGCGCCTTGACCACGCCCAGCTCCGCGCGCTTGCCGCCGTCGTCCGCGAAGGCGGATTCGAGCGCGCCGCGCAATCGCTCAACGTCACCGCCTCGGCGGTATCGCAAAGGATCAAGGCGCTGGAGGAGCGCGTGGGCCACCTGCTGGTCAAACGCTCGACCCCGGCCGAGGCCACCGCCGAGGGCCGGGTGCTGGTGCAGCTGGCCGAACAGATGGCCCTGCTCGAGCACGACGCGCTGCACCGCATGGGCGTGGCAGAGGAGGACCTGCCGCGCGCCAGTATTCCGGTGGCGGTGAACCACGACAGCCTGGAGACCTGGTTCCCGGAAGCGGCGATCCGCTTCTCGCACTCCACCGGCACGACGCTGGACCTGCATACCGAGGACCAGGACCACACCGTGGCGCTGCTGCGCCAGGGCGCGGTGCTGGGTGCGGTGACCACGCTGTCCGAGCCGGTGCAGGGCTGCCAGATCCATCCGCTGGGCAGCATCCGCTACGTGGCCACCTGCACGCCGGAGTTCCATGCCCGGCACTTTGCCCGCGGGGTCAATGCGCAGTCGCTCGCGCAGGCGCCGGTGCTGGTGTTCAACCGCAAGGACGACCTGCAGGCCCGCCACGCGCGGCGGCTGGCCGGCAGCGAGCAGCCGCTCAACGCGCCGACCTGGTGGATTCCCTCCACCCGCGCCTTCGTGCAGGCCAACCTCGGTGGGCTGGGCTGGACCATGAACCCGTTGCCGCTGGTGCGCCGGCATCTGGAAAGCGGCCGGCTGGTCTACGTCAAGCAGCGGGTCTGGGAAGACGTGCCGCTGTACTGGCAGCACTGGAAGGGCGAGGTCAACAGCATGGGCCTGCTCACCAGGGCCGTACTGGAGGCGGCGTCGACGCTGGTGCGCCGGCGCCGTTGA
- a CDS encoding LysE family transporter: MFSALTSNAGLGAWLSGAGVGIGLFAIVGAQSAFILRQGIMRQHVFAVIGTCAAIDATFIFASVAGLRTITDNLPWLTTVLLWGGVAFLAWYALQSARRAMSGGGGLHVDDNAESSRRAAMMAAAGFSIINPHFWLDMMVIGSIAENFGNARMSFAAGVVTASFLWLTAQGLGARLLAPLFTRPGTWRVLDGTIAVLLSVLALTLAIRGVN, translated from the coding sequence ATGTTTTCCGCACTTACCAGCAATGCCGGCCTGGGCGCGTGGCTCAGTGGCGCCGGTGTTGGCATCGGCCTGTTCGCCATCGTCGGCGCGCAGAGCGCCTTCATCCTGCGCCAAGGCATCATGCGCCAGCACGTGTTTGCCGTGATCGGCACCTGCGCGGCGATCGATGCCACCTTCATCTTTGCCAGCGTGGCCGGCCTGCGCACGATCACCGACAACCTGCCGTGGCTGACCACGGTGCTGCTGTGGGGGGGCGTGGCGTTCCTGGCGTGGTACGCGCTGCAGTCTGCGCGTCGCGCGATGAGCGGCGGCGGTGGACTGCATGTGGACGACAACGCCGAGTCCTCGCGCCGTGCGGCGATGATGGCCGCGGCGGGCTTTTCCATCATCAATCCGCATTTCTGGCTGGACATGATGGTGATCGGCTCGATCGCCGAGAACTTCGGCAATGCGCGGATGAGCTTTGCCGCTGGCGTGGTTACCGCCAGCTTCCTGTGGCTGACGGCGCAGGGCCTGGGGGCGCGCCTGCTGGCGCCGCTGTTCACCCGGCCCGGCACGTGGCGGGTGCTCGACGGCACCATCGCCGTGCTGCTGAGCGTGCTGGCCCTGACCCTGGCGATCCGCGGGGTCAACTGA
- a CDS encoding DUF2789 domain-containing protein, which produces MEMPLHPFHQLFAQLGLPSDEASIRAFIARHSPLPETVRLADAPFWTAAQADLLREEWVEDADWAIQIDQLNLALRGRA; this is translated from the coding sequence ATGGAAATGCCGCTGCACCCGTTCCACCAGTTGTTCGCCCAGCTCGGCCTGCCGTCCGACGAGGCCAGCATCCGCGCCTTCATCGCCCGGCATTCGCCGCTGCCCGAAACCGTGCGGCTGGCCGATGCGCCGTTCTGGACCGCGGCCCAGGCCGACCTGCTGCGCGAGGAATGGGTCGAGGACGCCGACTGGGCCATCCAGATCGACCAGCTGAACCTGGCCCTGCGCGGCAGGGCCTGA
- a CDS encoding prolyl oligopeptidase family serine peptidase, with protein MLPLLTACAALPGPAPGSARGGFVERQLELDGRTWRYQVFVPAGQAKAPRPVVLFLHGSGERGSDGRRQLSVGLGPYLLANARTFPALVVLPQAPEGEEWLGRNVTMAMAALEAASDEFGGDRDRTYLTGMSMGGYGTWETALLHPQRFAALVPVCGALHAPRAERPTLFVEQVAGEAEPWKVVAQRLRHVPVWSFHGADDPLVPPEDDRRLLQAAREIGADFRYTEYTGVGHNAWDPAYRDAAMWEWLFAQRR; from the coding sequence ATGCTGCCCCTGCTGACCGCCTGCGCCGCACTGCCCGGCCCCGCGCCGGGCTCCGCTCGCGGCGGTTTCGTCGAGCGCCAGCTGGAACTGGATGGACGCACCTGGCGTTACCAGGTGTTCGTGCCCGCCGGCCAGGCCAAGGCGCCCAGGCCCGTCGTGCTGTTCCTGCACGGTTCCGGTGAGCGCGGCAGCGATGGCCGCCGCCAGCTCAGTGTCGGCCTGGGGCCATACCTGCTGGCAAACGCCCGTACCTTCCCCGCCCTGGTGGTGCTGCCGCAGGCGCCGGAAGGCGAGGAATGGCTGGGCCGCAACGTGACCATGGCAATGGCGGCGCTGGAAGCGGCCAGTGATGAATTCGGCGGCGACCGCGACCGCACCTACCTGACCGGCATGTCGATGGGCGGCTATGGCACGTGGGAAACCGCCCTGCTCCACCCGCAGCGGTTTGCTGCGCTGGTGCCGGTCTGCGGCGCCCTGCATGCGCCGCGTGCCGAGCGGCCGACGCTGTTCGTCGAACAGGTGGCTGGCGAGGCCGAGCCGTGGAAGGTGGTGGCGCAGCGGCTACGGCATGTGCCGGTGTGGAGCTTCCACGGCGCCGACGACCCGCTGGTTCCGCCCGAAGACGACCGTCGCCTGCTGCAGGCAGCCAGGGAGATCGGCGCCGATTTCCGTTACACCGAATACACGGGTGTCGGGCACAATGCCTGGGATCCGGCCTACCGCGATGCGGCGATGTGGGAATGGTTGTTCGCCCAGCGCCGTTGA
- a CDS encoding HDOD domain-containing protein: MNPPSLPMVPLLAALTAAAMAILVFVVSRAARRHDSTEEKVRPSRSRWSGDPVAAKAVTSAFDPAVLADVRGRLLAMALEAAQPHAAEEQVAHDEAAAGAGAVLARLDLSPRYTPRRPHLLPQLVQTVNDADSSAREIAGIIAQDPVLVGNLLRIANSPLYRLQARPVESIERAVTLLGTDGIRQIISAALVQPVMKLGGSAFPQFQSVVWEHSLLAGAAAADHARAIGREDGLPAQLLALLHGLAGVVVVQVLLDEYERRPGLVPSATVARALLQQWVPVTAERIAERWALPDPLRDALRAAVDGSGSSVSLARSLEFGQVAATLTLQCRRGELEESEALAILGARESQSHATQWIWRRLRASEQDAA, translated from the coding sequence ATGAATCCTCCGAGCCTCCCGATGGTGCCCTTGCTTGCCGCATTGACTGCTGCCGCCATGGCGATCCTGGTGTTCGTCGTGTCGCGCGCCGCACGCCGGCACGACTCGACCGAAGAAAAGGTGCGGCCCAGCCGTTCACGCTGGTCCGGCGATCCGGTTGCCGCAAAGGCGGTGACTTCGGCTTTTGATCCAGCGGTGCTGGCCGATGTCCGCGGCCGGCTGCTGGCGATGGCGCTGGAGGCCGCCCAGCCACATGCTGCGGAGGAACAGGTCGCGCATGACGAGGCCGCCGCCGGTGCCGGTGCCGTGCTGGCGCGGCTGGACCTGTCACCACGCTACACGCCGCGTCGCCCGCACCTGCTGCCGCAGCTGGTGCAGACGGTGAACGATGCCGATTCCTCGGCCCGCGAGATCGCCGGAATCATTGCCCAGGACCCGGTGCTGGTCGGTAACCTGCTGCGCATCGCCAACAGTCCGCTGTACCGCCTGCAGGCGCGCCCGGTGGAAAGCATCGAACGTGCGGTGACCCTGCTGGGCACCGACGGCATCCGCCAGATCATTTCCGCCGCGCTGGTGCAGCCGGTGATGAAGCTCGGCGGCAGCGCCTTCCCGCAGTTCCAGTCGGTGGTGTGGGAGCACTCGCTGCTGGCCGGCGCCGCAGCGGCCGACCATGCCCGCGCGATCGGCCGCGAGGACGGACTGCCGGCCCAGTTGCTGGCGCTGCTGCATGGCCTGGCCGGGGTCGTGGTGGTGCAGGTACTGCTGGACGAATACGAGCGTCGTCCTGGCCTGGTGCCCTCGGCCACGGTGGCACGCGCACTGCTGCAACAGTGGGTGCCGGTCACCGCAGAACGCATTGCCGAGCGCTGGGCGCTGCCCGATCCGCTGCGCGACGCACTGCGCGCGGCTGTCGACGGCAGTGGCAGTTCGGTCTCGCTGGCGCGCTCGCTGGAGTTCGGCCAGGTGGCGGCCACGCTCACCCTCCAGTGCCGTCGCGGCGAGCTGGAGGAATCCGAAGCACTGGCCATCCTTGGCGCGCGCGAATCGCAGTCCCACGCCACGCAGTGGATCTGGCGCCGGCTGCGTGCCTCGGAGCAGGACGCAGCCTGA
- a CDS encoding phospholipase D family protein yields MRRLLRCLLFVLLVLFVLVTSGLLLADHLTPQSMGQPGHALPVQPAQTAIDRALAPELARHPGKSGIGFVSTGVDAFAVRAVTARDAGRSLDLQYYMWKNDLTGHLLAREIHAAAERGVRVRILLDDMNTKRMDLQLAALDAHPNIELRVYNPFRNREGLWRLVEMVQRIFSINYRMHNKAWIADGRVAVVGGRNIGEEYFDARNDVNFRDLDLLVAGPAVEQASIIFDRFWNSAAAVPIGTLVHHTPTEMQKLVEGSRRLSQQPGARVFLARVARSPSIGQYLAREMPLTWSDRVAIVSDPPLKKGQDNESQWLVQQLGEELRSAQRKALLISPYFVPGDAGSEAFSRMVQRGVNVGIITNSLAANDVAAVHSGYKRYREDLLRSGVKLYELKAQGKVDRAGVFGSSGASLHTKAFVVDDRRGFVGSFNLDPRSVYLNTEMGVIFDDPEIGRRLVEEYLHLADPAQSYWVFLDGEGHLRWLDRDAEPPTVLDTEPDTGWGMRSMVWLLGWLPIESQL; encoded by the coding sequence ATGCGCCGCCTGCTGCGCTGCCTGCTGTTCGTACTGTTGGTCCTGTTCGTGCTGGTGACCAGCGGCCTGCTGCTGGCCGACCACCTGACCCCGCAATCGATGGGCCAGCCCGGACATGCGCTGCCGGTGCAGCCGGCGCAGACCGCCATCGACCGGGCGCTGGCTCCGGAACTGGCCCGGCATCCCGGCAAATCCGGCATCGGCTTCGTCTCCACCGGCGTGGATGCCTTTGCCGTGCGCGCGGTCACCGCGCGCGACGCCGGGCGCAGCCTGGACCTGCAGTACTACATGTGGAAGAACGACCTTACCGGCCACCTGCTGGCCCGTGAGATCCACGCCGCGGCCGAGCGCGGCGTGCGCGTGCGCATCCTGCTCGATGACATGAACACCAAGCGGATGGACCTGCAGCTGGCCGCGCTTGATGCCCATCCCAACATCGAGCTGCGCGTCTACAACCCGTTCCGCAACCGCGAGGGCCTGTGGCGGCTGGTGGAGATGGTGCAGCGGATCTTCAGCATCAACTACCGCATGCACAACAAGGCGTGGATCGCCGACGGTCGCGTCGCCGTGGTGGGCGGACGCAACATCGGCGAGGAGTATTTCGACGCCCGCAACGACGTCAACTTCCGCGATCTCGACCTGCTGGTTGCCGGCCCGGCCGTGGAGCAGGCCTCGATCATCTTCGACCGTTTCTGGAACAGCGCCGCGGCGGTGCCGATCGGCACGCTGGTGCACCACACCCCGACGGAGATGCAAAAACTGGTGGAGGGCAGCAGGCGGCTGAGCCAGCAGCCCGGCGCCAGGGTCTTCCTCGCTCGGGTGGCGCGCTCGCCGTCGATCGGCCAGTACCTGGCCCGCGAGATGCCGTTGACCTGGAGCGACCGCGTCGCCATCGTCTCCGACCCGCCGCTGAAAAAGGGGCAGGACAACGAATCGCAGTGGCTGGTGCAGCAGCTGGGCGAGGAACTGCGTTCGGCCCAGCGCAAGGCGCTGCTGATCTCGCCCTATTTCGTGCCCGGCGATGCCGGCAGCGAGGCGTTTTCCCGCATGGTCCAGCGCGGCGTCAACGTCGGCATCATCACCAACTCGCTGGCCGCCAATGACGTGGCCGCGGTGCACAGCGGCTACAAGCGCTACCGCGAGGACCTGCTCAGGTCAGGCGTGAAGCTGTACGAGCTCAAGGCCCAGGGCAAGGTGGACCGCGCCGGCGTGTTCGGCAGCAGCGGCGCCAGCCTGCATACCAAGGCCTTCGTGGTCGACGACCGCCGCGGCTTCGTCGGCTCGTTCAACCTGGACCCGCGCTCGGTCTACCTCAACACCGAGATGGGCGTGATCTTCGATGACCCGGAGATCGGCCGCCGGCTGGTCGAGGAATACCTGCACCTCGCCGACCCCGCCCAGAGCTACTGGGTGTTCCTGGACGGGGAAGGCCACCTGCGCTGGCTCGACCGCGATGCCGAACCGCCAACCGTGCTCGATACCGAGCCGGATACCGGCTGGGGCATGCGTTCGATGGTGTGGCTGCTGGGCTGGCTGCCGATCGAATCGCAACTGTAG
- a CDS encoding rRNA pseudouridine synthase, which produces MTHPTRLDKRLVELLGCSRAEARQYIEGGWVSVDGQIVEAPQTMVTTETVKLDPEASAEAAEPATLLLHKPAGIDAAATAALLEPDRRAATDETGVRPLHRHFQRLVALAPLEDMASGLVVFSQDWRVRRLLQEDLPGLEQEFVVEVQGTASPWALSRLAHGLAYRGRTLPPCKVSWQSENRLRFAIKDVQPGQLQDMCRQAGLEATGLRRLRIGRIGLSKMPEGQWRYLGDGRF; this is translated from the coding sequence ATGACCCACCCCACCCGCCTGGACAAGCGCCTGGTCGAACTGCTCGGCTGTTCGCGCGCCGAGGCCCGGCAGTACATCGAGGGCGGCTGGGTCAGCGTGGACGGCCAGATCGTCGAAGCCCCGCAGACCATGGTCACCACCGAGACGGTGAAACTCGACCCGGAGGCCAGCGCCGAAGCCGCCGAGCCGGCCACGTTGCTGCTGCACAAGCCTGCCGGCATCGATGCGGCGGCCACCGCCGCCCTGCTGGAGCCGGACCGGCGCGCCGCGACCGACGAGACCGGCGTCCGCCCGTTGCACCGGCATTTCCAGCGTCTCGTAGCCCTCGCCCCGCTGGAGGACATGGCCAGCGGGCTGGTGGTATTCAGCCAGGACTGGCGCGTGCGCCGGCTGCTGCAGGAAGACCTGCCGGGGCTGGAACAGGAATTCGTGGTCGAGGTCCAGGGCACAGCCAGTCCGTGGGCGCTGAGCAGGCTGGCCCATGGCCTGGCCTACCGCGGCCGCACGCTGCCGCCGTGCAAGGTCAGCTGGCAGAGCGAGAACCGCCTGCGCTTTGCGATCAAGGACGTGCAGCCGGGCCAGCTGCAGGACATGTGCCGCCAGGCCGGGCTGGAGGCCACTGGCCTCCGCCGCCTGCGCATCGGCCGCATCGGCCTGAGCAAGATGCCCGAAGGCCAGTGGCGTTACCTGGGCGACGGCCGCTTCTGA
- a CDS encoding Pvc16 family protein produces the protein MSQNALIAVTTDAIRGLLQAAVGEAARITLSHPAQSREGGDALGLQLLRIGLPPMMRSVPVIGADGRRLHAVQNLQLDYLVDPRTSDPLQGQHLLGCALAAQARQPSLDVPVLTPLLSRPDLLQSLLPAVLGITLRALELPLVEQASLWSALGAPAHAALFWRAEVTWQAQ, from the coding sequence GTGAGCCAGAACGCCTTGATCGCCGTGACCACCGATGCCATCCGCGGCCTGCTGCAGGCCGCCGTGGGTGAGGCGGCACGGATAACGCTGAGCCATCCGGCGCAGTCGCGCGAAGGCGGTGACGCCCTCGGCCTGCAGTTGCTGCGCATCGGCCTGCCGCCGATGATGCGTTCGGTGCCGGTGATCGGTGCCGACGGCCGCCGCCTGCACGCGGTGCAGAACCTGCAGCTGGACTACCTGGTCGACCCGCGGACGTCCGATCCGCTGCAGGGCCAGCACCTGCTGGGCTGTGCGCTGGCCGCGCAGGCGCGGCAGCCCTCGCTGGACGTGCCGGTATTGACGCCGCTGCTGTCACGCCCGGACCTGCTGCAGAGCCTGCTGCCGGCCGTGCTGGGCATTACCCTGCGCGCGCTGGAGCTGCCGCTAGTGGAGCAGGCCTCGCTGTGGTCGGCGTTGGGTGCACCGGCCCACGCGGCGCTGTTCTGGCGCGCCGAGGTGACCTGGCAGGCGCAGTAG
- a CDS encoding M48 family metallopeptidase translates to MQALKYLGGYPPHVLDKVRILIEQDQLGAVIQQRHPEPHAVRNDRQLYDYVQDLKDRYLRQSAPLGKVLYDNRLQVLKHALGTHTTVSRVQGSRLKASREIRIASVFRDAPAAFLRMIVVHELAHLKEADHNKAFYQLCRHMEPDYHQLEFDLRLYLTHLDCSGR, encoded by the coding sequence ATGCAAGCACTGAAGTACCTGGGTGGCTATCCACCGCACGTGCTGGACAAGGTGCGCATCCTGATCGAGCAGGACCAGCTGGGCGCGGTGATCCAGCAGCGCCATCCCGAGCCGCACGCGGTGCGCAACGACCGCCAGCTGTATGACTACGTGCAGGACCTGAAGGACCGCTACCTGCGCCAGTCCGCGCCGCTGGGCAAGGTGCTCTACGACAACCGCCTGCAGGTGCTCAAGCATGCGCTGGGTACCCACACCACGGTGTCCCGCGTGCAGGGCAGCCGGCTCAAGGCCAGCCGCGAGATCCGCATCGCCAGCGTGTTCCGCGACGCCCCGGCCGCGTTCCTGAGGATGATCGTGGTGCACGAGCTGGCGCACCTGAAGGAGGCTGACCACAACAAGGCCTTCTACCAGCTGTGCCGGCACATGGAACCGGACTACCACCAGCTCGAATTCGACCTGCGCCTGTACCTGACCCACTTGGACTGCAGCGGGCGCTGA